The Pseudanabaena galeata CCNP1313 genome includes a region encoding these proteins:
- a CDS encoding Uma2 family endonuclease — protein sequence MISIKENFPQITPEEYFAWEEKQLEKHELINGQVYAMSGGSVNHSRIAIRFATMVDTHLDPSSCITGNSDLRINIVGTNNYTYPDVSVTCDDRDKTTTKYITYPCLIVEVLSPSTELYDRSGKFRLYRKNPHLQDYLLVSSTSIEMDLYHKNDAGEWLIINYQEGDTVELKSINLSFPIEQVYRGLELNPE from the coding sequence ATGATTTCTATTAAAGAAAATTTTCCTCAAATAACTCCAGAAGAGTACTTTGCTTGGGAAGAAAAGCAATTAGAAAAACACGAACTGATTAACGGTCAAGTTTATGCCATGAGCGGTGGTAGCGTTAATCATAGCCGCATCGCAATTCGATTTGCGACTATGGTTGACACCCATTTAGACCCTAGTAGTTGTATAACAGGTAACTCAGACCTGAGAATTAATATTGTTGGCACAAATAACTACACCTATCCTGATGTCAGCGTCACCTGCGACGATCGCGATAAAACTACAACCAAATATATTACCTATCCTTGCTTAATCGTTGAAGTTCTATCTCCTAGTACTGAGTTATACGATCGCAGTGGCAAGTTTAGACTGTACCGCAAAAATCCACACTTACAAGATTATTTATTAGTTAGTTCTACCAGTATCGAAATGGATTTATACCATAAAAATGACGCTGGCGAATGGCTTATCATTAACTACCAAGAAGGCGACACTGTAGAACTAAAAAGCATTAACTTAAGCTTTCCCATCGAGCAAGTCTATCGCGGTTTAGAATTGAATCCAGAATAA
- a CDS encoding M48 family metallopeptidase, with translation MPIFSVYRRTVLRWMSLFCTGLLISFLFVGQAESQNQSNCIKIPEVSLGNAEAIERNRRVAVLIQADRLIQSNNLAEAVKLQQSVKKALPNVAAPNPPTRNVDNLASGAKVFWQNAEEGLEAGLSTKALIALEKLSDNYPEFITGHIKFAEASLRWNQPDKAIQTLDRAYGIYPDRVDLLEPLLKLLISKKMEVEASIASRQFALNYPEHPDAPKYKKLADDYMNQFINDFKNESFITAIISGDRKIIEQIFKGESGFGEESAAEIKQSVALVTDPKLTEYINNLGQKLAKLSGRDDFKYEFNIIQDNSLNAFALPGGKIFINTGAIADMESEAELAGILSHEIAHAVFSHSYQKIITETKARALKKVGLINTFLEYLKPELAFGRSLEQQADFLGTRILSSAGYSADGLYRVFDRWRGYEKDRQTGWLDSHPASSERVRYLQAAVQNRNYNRYSLENIEALIAARGAFCKSEAKDLPSTDAPTPTSKPSNKPTLGKVAVVAGQTNDNVSININGGKVESSGRYIMNVEIVNNSGQSFGFVPIFAKTTNADGKTVSSQFISASGKNVVNAGETAKGTLSVFQQSWRDTGDQGLVWQVTESTGGGRVFRIPF, from the coding sequence GTGCCTATCTTCTCTGTCTATCGCCGAACAGTCTTGAGGTGGATGTCACTATTCTGTACTGGTTTATTGATCTCGTTTCTTTTCGTTGGTCAAGCTGAGTCACAAAATCAAAGTAATTGCATCAAGATCCCCGAAGTATCTTTGGGCAATGCGGAAGCAATTGAAAGAAATAGACGTGTGGCGGTGCTAATTCAAGCAGATCGATTGATTCAAAGTAACAATCTCGCTGAAGCGGTCAAATTGCAACAATCTGTGAAAAAAGCGCTCCCCAACGTAGCTGCTCCTAATCCACCGACAAGAAATGTGGATAATCTAGCGAGTGGCGCTAAGGTGTTTTGGCAGAATGCTGAAGAAGGACTAGAGGCTGGACTGTCAACTAAGGCATTGATTGCTTTGGAGAAGCTATCCGACAATTACCCCGAATTTATTACTGGGCATATCAAGTTCGCGGAGGCATCCCTACGCTGGAATCAACCAGACAAAGCAATCCAAACCTTAGATCGCGCCTATGGCATTTATCCCGATCGCGTGGATTTATTAGAGCCATTACTCAAACTACTCATATCCAAAAAGATGGAGGTAGAGGCTTCCATTGCTTCCCGTCAGTTTGCGCTTAACTATCCCGAACATCCTGACGCTCCTAAATATAAGAAGCTGGCTGATGATTACATGAATCAGTTTATCAATGACTTCAAAAATGAGTCATTTATCACAGCAATTATTTCTGGTGATCGCAAAATCATTGAGCAGATTTTTAAAGGAGAATCGGGATTTGGCGAAGAAAGCGCAGCCGAAATCAAACAGAGTGTGGCGTTAGTAACTGATCCGAAACTGACGGAATATATCAACAACCTTGGACAGAAATTAGCAAAGCTATCGGGTCGGGATGACTTTAAATATGAGTTCAACATCATCCAAGACAATTCTCTCAATGCTTTTGCGCTGCCAGGGGGCAAGATCTTCATCAATACAGGTGCGATCGCCGATATGGAATCGGAAGCTGAGCTAGCTGGTATTCTCAGTCATGAAATTGCTCACGCTGTCTTTTCGCATTCCTATCAAAAGATTATTACCGAAACCAAAGCTAGAGCTTTAAAAAAAGTAGGGTTGATCAATACATTTTTGGAGTATCTCAAGCCAGAACTTGCATTTGGGCGATCGCTTGAACAACAAGCTGATTTCTTAGGCACGCGCATTCTCTCTTCAGCAGGCTATTCTGCGGATGGACTATATCGTGTGTTTGATCGCTGGCGTGGTTATGAGAAAGATCGGCAGACAGGTTGGCTAGATAGTCATCCTGCTTCTTCAGAACGAGTGAGATATTTACAAGCAGCCGTCCAGAACCGCAACTACAACCGCTATTCATTAGAGAATATTGAAGCTCTAATTGCAGCGCGGGGTGCATTCTGTAAATCGGAAGCTAAAGATCTACCCTCTACAGATGCTCCAACTCCTACTTCCAAACCCAGTAACAAGCCAACTTTAGGCAAGGTGGCTGTAGTTGCAGGGCAAACTAACGACAATGTGAGCATTAACATTAATGGAGGTAAGGTTGAGTCAAGCGGTAGATACATAATGAATGTAGAAATCGTCAACAATAGCGGTCAGTCCTTTGGATTTGTACCTATATTTGCGAAAACAACCAATGCTGATGGAAAGACAGTCTCCTCTCAGTTCATCAGTGCGTCTGGCAAAAACGTGGTGAATGCAGGAGAAACCGCTAAAGGCACTCTCTCTGTCTTCCAACAGTCTTGGCGAGACACTGGCGATCAAGGGTTAGTGTGGCAAGTCACAGAAAGTACTGGCGGTGGTCGAGTATTTCGGATTCCCTTCTAA